A window of the Pangasianodon hypophthalmus isolate fPanHyp1 chromosome 12, fPanHyp1.pri, whole genome shotgun sequence genome harbors these coding sequences:
- the si:dkey-21e13.3 gene encoding uncharacterized protein si:dkey-21e13.3 has translation MDSLSAALGAISVTTELVVEELEPHIETLLTAAVKRESSIAEQVVKSGILPVLAQALRRRSALTVHTARLVAELSREASFRDSCFETGIVSALLTLLLSENPELLLHVSRAIGRICCDSNLQQDRLLRLGAVPRLVSVLLQYSENEALLSSCLLALCNLADMGEEDGSTLVWEKRGHFDEKVHVFHGTLQHSFGFASAVTVVRLNQWSQGQYLVSVEVVQKCSTLLWKERNRRQTERRLLSFTYLGFFPKFYKVIKYSMRNIPKNRSRLKTALFHTFL, from the exons ATGG ATTCACTCAGTGCTGCTTTAGGTGCCATCAGTGTTACCACAGAGCTGGTTGTGGAGGAACTTGAGCCTCACATAGAAACACTCCTGACTGCAGCGGTAAAGAGGG AGAGCAGCATAGCTGAGCAGGTGGTAAAGAGTGGCATTCTGCCGGTCCTGGCTCAGGCCTTGAGGAGGAGAAGCGCCCTCACTGTACACACAGCCAGACTGGTGGCTGAGCTCTCCAGGGAGG CTTCCTTCAGAGACAGCTGCTTTGAGACTGGAATTGTATCTGCTCTTCTGACTCTGCTGCTCAGTGAGAACCCTGAGCTACTGCTGCATGTTAGCCGAGCCATCGGGAGAATCTGctgtgacagca ATCTGCAGCAGGACAGGCTGTTGAGACTGGGAGCTGTCCCCAGACTGGTGTCTGTGCTGCTGCAGTATTCTGAGAATGAGGCCTTGCTGAGCTCCTGTCTGCTGGCTCTGTGTAACCTGGCTGATATGGGTGAAGAGGATGGCTCTACACTTGTCTGGGAGAAGAGAGGCCATTTTGACGAGAAAGTGCATGTGTTCCATGGCACCTTGCAGCATTCGTTTGGCTTTGCGTCAGCAGTGACAGTGGTCCGACTAAACCAGTGGTCTCAGGGACAGTACTTAGTAAGTGTGGAAGTGGTGCAGAAATGCTCCACTCTCTTGTGGAAGGAACGCAACAGACGACAGACTGAACGGCGCCTGCTAAGTTTCACCTACTTGGGCTTTTTCCCCAAATTCTACAAGGTTATAAAGTACTCTATGAGGAACATTCCTAAGAACAGGAGTCGTCTGAAGACAGCACTGTTTCACACTTTCTTATGA